From a region of the Paenibacillus sp. R14(2021) genome:
- a CDS encoding Lsa family ABC-F type ribosomal protection protein, translating into MSMIHVQNLTFSYPSSFDNIFEDVSFQIDTDWKLGFIGRNGRGKTTFFNLLLERYEYNGTIISSVEFNYFPYPVSDKSRLTHEILEEICPQAEDWELLREISYLDVDAEVMYRPFETLSNGEQTKVLLAALFLNEGQFLLIDEPTNHLDSHARKMVSNYLRRKKGFILISHDRNFLDGCVDHILSINRADIEVQSGNYSSWKLNFDRQQEHEEKANERLQKDIGRLQQSSKRSANWSNQVEASKNGTTNSGSKLDKGYVGHKAAKMMKRAKNLESRQNKAIEEKSTLLKNVEKTELLQLAPLEYKSKELIQLTDVAVRYDGELVNAPISFNVKAGDRVVLDGKNGSGKSSILKLILGNPLQYTGTLNVSSGLVISYVQQDTSHLKGKLSDFIEENQIDEPIFKSILRKMDFDRIQFEKDISYYSGGQKKKLLIAKSLCEKAHLYIWDEPLNFIDVYSRMQIEELIKSFNPTMVFVEHDQTFQEEVATKRVAL; encoded by the coding sequence ATGTCAATGATTCATGTACAAAACCTGACATTTTCATATCCTAGCAGCTTTGATAATATTTTTGAAGATGTTAGCTTTCAAATCGATACGGATTGGAAGCTTGGATTTATTGGCCGCAATGGTCGAGGCAAGACAACTTTTTTCAATTTGTTATTAGAAAGATATGAATATAATGGAACTATTATTTCTTCCGTTGAATTTAATTATTTTCCATATCCTGTATCGGATAAAAGCAGATTAACGCATGAAATATTAGAAGAGATATGTCCTCAGGCAGAGGATTGGGAGTTGCTTCGGGAAATATCTTATTTAGATGTCGATGCCGAAGTGATGTACCGACCATTCGAAACCTTATCGAACGGGGAACAAACGAAGGTTTTGCTGGCTGCGCTTTTTTTGAATGAAGGGCAGTTTTTATTAATAGACGAGCCAACCAATCACCTGGACAGTCATGCACGAAAGATGGTTTCGAATTATTTAAGAAGGAAAAAAGGATTCATTCTCATTTCACATGATAGAAACTTTTTGGATGGCTGTGTTGACCACATCTTGTCGATAAATAGAGCCGATATAGAAGTTCAAAGTGGCAACTATTCTTCTTGGAAGCTGAATTTCGATAGACAGCAGGAACATGAAGAAAAAGCAAACGAGCGTTTACAAAAAGACATCGGAAGGCTGCAACAATCTTCAAAACGTTCTGCCAATTGGTCTAATCAAGTAGAGGCTTCCAAAAATGGCACAACGAATTCTGGTTCTAAATTGGACAAGGGGTACGTAGGACATAAAGCTGCAAAAATGATGAAACGTGCAAAGAACCTGGAATCAAGGCAAAATAAAGCGATTGAAGAAAAGTCAACGCTGCTTAAAAATGTGGAAAAAACGGAGTTATTACAATTAGCGCCTTTAGAATACAAATCTAAAGAATTGATTCAGTTAACGGACGTGGCTGTTCGGTATGATGGTGAATTGGTTAATGCGCCAATAAGTTTTAATGTTAAGGCGGGGGACCGGGTAGTGCTTGATGGAAAAAATGGTAGTGGAAAAAGCAGTATTTTAAAACTAATTTTAGGGAATCCGCTCCAGTATACAGGTACTTTGAACGTTAGTTCTGGCCTTGTCATATCTTATGTACAGCAAGATACCTCTCATTTAAAGGGAAAGTTATCTGACTTTATTGAAGAAAATCAGATTGATGAACCGATATTTAAATCCATTCTACGCAAGATGGATTTTGACCGTATCCAGTTTGAAAAAGATATCTCCTACTATTCTGGCGGACAAAAGAAAAAGTTGCTTATTGCTAAAAGTCTATGTGAAAAAGCTCATTTATATATTTGGGATGAACCACTAAACTTTATTGATGTTTATTCACGAATGCAAATTGAAGAGCTTATTAAAAGCTTTAATCCAACCATGGTTTTTGTTGAGCATGACCAGACATTCCAAGAAGAAGTTGCAACGAAAAGAGTTGCCTTATAG
- a CDS encoding TetR/AcrR family transcriptional regulator gives MNNTMNIELDPTKTKLLKKLISTIMKDGFQHLRMDDIAKAMDVSRATMYKNFSSKEEVIEGVVRVFIDYIDRLEDRTSDDDEESFGIWFQQLFEQSVSLVGKITDVFLKDLQSAYPELYAQLKDTLNKREQQTLEFYQDGKTKGIFNLINEKFILIQDNLLLREIINTKFLVYNQVSIQQVLLDYYQFKKIQLFKADKLSIVDDSKIQPVIDHIVEKFNRAL, from the coding sequence ATGAACAACACAATGAATATTGAGTTAGATCCCACTAAAACTAAATTACTGAAAAAGTTAATTTCCACCATCATGAAAGACGGCTTTCAACATTTGAGAATGGATGACATTGCGAAAGCGATGGATGTCAGTCGAGCTACAATGTATAAAAACTTCTCTTCAAAAGAAGAAGTCATTGAAGGCGTTGTACGTGTTTTTATTGATTATATAGATAGGTTGGAGGATCGCACCTCTGATGATGATGAAGAATCGTTCGGAATTTGGTTTCAGCAGTTATTTGAACAGTCAGTTTCGCTTGTAGGGAAGATAACAGACGTATTTCTTAAAGATCTTCAATCGGCCTACCCCGAATTGTATGCTCAACTTAAGGATACTTTGAATAAAAGAGAGCAACAGACCTTGGAGTTTTATCAAGATGGAAAAACTAAAGGTATCTTCAATTTAATCAATGAAAAATTTATTTTAATTCAAGACAACCTTCTACTTCGGGAGATAATCAATACAAAATTTCTGGTGTACAATCAAGTATCTATCCAACAGGTATTGTTGGACTATTACCAATTCAAAAAAATTCAACTTTTTAAAGCAGATAAGCTATCGATTGTTGATGATTCCAAAATACAGCCTGTAATAGATCATATTGTTGAAAAATTTAATCGAGCATTATGA
- a CDS encoding aldehyde dehydrogenase family protein: protein MRYIEQIYINGQFVKPQGTKIQDLISPTTQQLIGRVTLGNEDDARIAIAAAKEAFKTFSKTTVEERIQMLQRLHDAILDRSDDMIEANITEYGAPKLAAIGRVKLAAENFMDTKEALEQFEFVKYIGTAKVVSEPIGVIGIITPWNATYSQITAKLGSAIAAGCPVVIKPSELSAIQAQLITECFHEAGIPSGVINVVNGLGQTVGTELTRNPDVAMISFTGSTRTGKDIRRGAVETMKRVTLELGGKSPNIILDDADFNTAIPTSVRQCFNNNGQACVAGTRLLIPEHRLEEVKVLAKKAVEAIKVGNPWDEDTVLGPIITEKQYNQVQRYIKSGIDEGAELIIGGLGRPEGLEQGYFVKPTVFANVTEDMTIAKEEIFGPVLSILTYQTEEQAIEMANNTNYGLGAYISSSNIDKANEIASRIAAGLVLINGAGFEMKAPFGGFKQSGIGREYGAYGLEECFESKTITGYKS, encoded by the coding sequence GTGAGATATATTGAACAAATTTATATTAATGGACAATTCGTTAAACCTCAGGGGACTAAAATTCAAGACCTTATTAGTCCTACGACGCAACAACTAATTGGACGAGTGACATTAGGCAATGAAGATGATGCAAGAATAGCGATTGCTGCAGCCAAAGAGGCTTTCAAAACATTTTCTAAGACAACGGTTGAAGAACGCATTCAGATGCTTCAAAGATTGCATGATGCCATTCTGGATAGATCCGATGACATGATCGAAGCCAATATCACTGAATATGGTGCTCCGAAATTGGCTGCGATTGGTCGTGTTAAATTGGCAGCAGAGAATTTTATGGATACAAAAGAAGCCTTGGAACAATTTGAATTTGTTAAGTACATTGGAACAGCTAAAGTGGTCTCAGAGCCAATTGGAGTTATTGGAATTATCACCCCTTGGAATGCAACATATTCGCAAATCACTGCGAAACTTGGTTCTGCAATAGCTGCTGGCTGTCCTGTTGTAATTAAGCCAAGCGAGCTCAGTGCGATCCAGGCACAGTTAATAACCGAATGCTTCCACGAGGCCGGGATTCCTTCCGGTGTTATTAACGTGGTCAACGGATTGGGTCAAACCGTTGGTACGGAATTGACTCGAAATCCCGATGTAGCCATGATTTCTTTTACAGGTTCTACACGCACAGGCAAAGATATTCGGAGAGGCGCAGTCGAAACGATGAAGCGAGTTACATTGGAGTTAGGCGGAAAATCACCAAATATCATTCTGGATGATGCTGATTTTAACACTGCAATTCCAACGTCGGTTCGTCAATGCTTCAATAACAACGGTCAGGCATGTGTAGCTGGGACTCGCTTGCTTATTCCTGAGCACCGTCTTGAGGAAGTTAAGGTCTTGGCAAAAAAAGCAGTGGAAGCTATTAAAGTCGGTAACCCCTGGGATGAAGATACAGTACTTGGGCCAATTATAACCGAGAAGCAGTACAATCAGGTTCAACGTTATATTAAATCTGGCATTGATGAAGGAGCCGAATTGATCATAGGTGGCCTGGGACGTCCTGAAGGTTTAGAACAAGGTTATTTTGTTAAACCGACGGTGTTTGCCAATGTAACGGAAGACATGACGATTGCAAAGGAAGAAATATTTGGTCCAGTTTTATCCATCTTGACGTATCAAACCGAAGAACAGGCGATTGAAATGGCGAATAACACGAATTATGGTTTAGGAGCTTATATTAGTTCTTCAAACATTGATAAAGCAAATGAGATTGCTTCACGTATTGCAGCAGGCTTGGTGCTAATAAATGGTGCGGGATTTGAAATGAAGGCTCCTTTTGGCGGGTTTAAACAATCAGGCATAGGTAGAGAATATGGCGCTTATGGCCTTGAGGAGTGCTTTGAATCAAAAACGATTACTGGGTATAAATCATAA
- a CDS encoding MFS transporter — MKLSSRIALLCLAVTASFAPMLAAPAIKLLKVDFPDTSSLLIQWVVTLSSLFILPTLLMASTLAKKFSRKSILIFGLVFYVIGGIGPSFVNTIPLILFFRAILGLSIGLISPAFNAVIAENFQGNERTKMNGWITAVNGIGGAIFLSIGGFVASFGWKSVFLSYSYAIILLILVVFFVPKFPPIKTQAVKNTSLAKIPAGFYWLALLSGLNVMLYFTIPTSLSLYLAEIGIGTASTVGYFSAISLFSIFLAGLAFPALTRMFNRFIVAFGLILYGVGFLLESIAQNVWMIAIAVLLIGFSQGLFFPMSFNKTAQVVPKERLTTAISILLAGIYAFQFICPLFMHAVPALFNYSSTRETFLLLAIAMGVSVIVSFLLTRNGQVQHAAEQK, encoded by the coding sequence ATGAAATTAAGTTCAAGAATTGCTTTACTCTGTTTGGCGGTAACTGCATCATTCGCCCCAATGCTTGCCGCGCCCGCAATAAAATTACTTAAGGTTGACTTCCCAGACACCAGTTCGCTGCTCATTCAGTGGGTTGTTACCTTATCTTCATTATTTATTTTGCCGACATTATTGATGGCCAGTACGTTGGCTAAAAAATTCTCACGTAAAAGTATACTTATTTTTGGGCTTGTATTTTACGTCATCGGAGGAATAGGTCCTTCGTTTGTAAACACCATTCCTTTGATTCTTTTTTTCCGAGCCATACTTGGATTAAGTATCGGGTTGATCTCTCCAGCATTTAATGCAGTGATCGCAGAGAATTTTCAAGGTAATGAACGGACCAAAATGAATGGATGGATCACTGCAGTAAATGGAATCGGAGGGGCCATTTTTCTTTCGATTGGAGGTTTTGTAGCCTCATTTGGTTGGAAAAGTGTTTTCTTAAGCTACTCCTACGCAATTATCTTGTTGATCCTGGTCGTCTTTTTTGTACCAAAATTCCCTCCTATTAAAACTCAAGCCGTTAAAAATACGTCGTTGGCGAAGATACCTGCTGGCTTTTATTGGCTTGCCTTGTTGAGTGGGCTAAACGTGATGTTGTATTTCACAATCCCAACCAGCTTATCTTTATATCTTGCCGAAATTGGAATAGGGACGGCTTCTACAGTCGGTTATTTTTCTGCCATATCCCTTTTTAGTATATTTCTTGCCGGACTTGCCTTCCCTGCACTGACTCGAATGTTTAATCGTTTTATCGTTGCATTTGGTTTGATTCTTTACGGAGTGGGCTTTTTGCTCGAAAGTATAGCACAAAACGTATGGATGATTGCTATTGCAGTATTATTAATTGGCTTTTCACAAGGGCTGTTTTTCCCGATGTCTTTTAATAAGACGGCCCAAGTGGTACCTAAAGAGCGACTTACGACGGCGATTTCAATCTTATTGGCCGGTATTTATGCCTTCCAATTTATTTGTCCGCTCTTTATGCATGCAGTCCCTGCATTATTTAACTATTCCTCAACAAGAGAAACATTCTTGCTTTTGGCCATTGCGATGGGAGTATCCGTGATTGTATCGTTTTTATTAACAAGAAACGGACAAGTACAACACGCTGCAGAGCAAAAATAA
- a CDS encoding aspartyl-phosphate phosphatase Spo0E family protein — protein sequence MDKKTEIIVAIVRTRAELLSMVKRHEDLKHEHVIRKSQELDVLLNEYHQLLKASIK from the coding sequence TTGGATAAGAAAACTGAAATTATCGTAGCTATTGTGCGTACAAGGGCGGAACTGCTTTCTATGGTGAAGAGGCATGAGGATTTAAAACATGAACATGTAATAAGAAAATCCCAAGAATTAGATGTACTATTAAATGAATACCACCAATTGTTAAAGGCTTCAATTAAATAG
- a CDS encoding Ger(x)C family spore germination C-terminal domain-containing protein, which produces MICLLRDPQIGSGVYLSVASGQSNNILTRKNPEVSKIGKYLSLLIQHNVTTGFLLPPTLQAFTHDYYIVGKDPTLPIIEQKKDDIKLNGVAVFKEDRMVMKVDQDKLFYLKLMSAPVKSGNVELALSEAVITLDHRKVNNLNVVIAPFNLYEGLKASVLDMSEQLSLTEPAVSNRLSLIIEQKIENEMMVLIQRLQEETVDPIGFGSKYRAFVRGKTFLMRYGEINILRQALR; this is translated from the coding sequence TTGATATGTTTGTTACGAGATCCTCAAATTGGAAGTGGTGTTTACCTGTCCGTAGCTTCAGGTCAATCCAATAATATCCTCACCCGAAAAAATCCTGAGGTTTCCAAAATCGGGAAATATTTAAGTTTATTGATCCAACACAATGTAACGACTGGATTTTTGCTGCCGCCAACCTTACAAGCATTTACACATGATTACTATATCGTTGGGAAAGATCCGACTTTACCTATAATTGAACAAAAGAAGGATGACATAAAATTAAATGGGGTCGCAGTATTCAAAGAAGACCGCATGGTCATGAAAGTGGACCAGGATAAATTATTTTATTTAAAATTGATGAGTGCTCCTGTTAAAAGCGGAAATGTTGAACTTGCGTTATCAGAAGCAGTGATAACTTTAGATCATCGAAAAGTAAATAATTTAAATGTTGTCATTGCTCCATTTAATTTGTACGAAGGTTTGAAAGCAAGTGTTCTTGACATGTCGGAACAACTCTCGCTCACAGAGCCTGCCGTAAGCAACAGACTAAGTCTAATCATCGAGCAGAAAATTGAGAATGAAATGATGGTATTAATACAGCGACTACAAGAGGAAACCGTTGATCCGATTGGATTCGGTAGTAAATACAGAGCATTTGTCCGAGGAAAAACGTTTCTGATGAGATATGGCGAAATCAATATTCTAAGGCAAGCATTAAGGTAA
- a CDS encoding GerAB/ArcD/ProY family transporter, producing MHTAYVEILFRYFAAYFLYPFIQDKRRVNRYTQLAVLYSAVFGIVTLIVAIAYLGGNQLEKTTWPNLTSFKIVKLPVMERFDLFVVAYLVISVFSVSLVLMWSSTRGFREAWRLKQKYALFMGCIVLILSSEIIQYHSDEENFSKSIRTIGVWIEYVYPLFLYVCTRCKRNFLKPEKGAET from the coding sequence CTGCACACTGCTTATGTTGAAATATTATTCAGGTATTTTGCAGCTTATTTCCTCTATCCTTTTATTCAGGATAAGAGACGAGTAAATCGATATACGCAACTTGCCGTTTTATATTCGGCAGTTTTTGGAATTGTCACATTAATCGTTGCAATTGCTTACCTTGGCGGTAACCAGCTGGAGAAAACAACATGGCCGAATCTTACCTCGTTCAAAATCGTGAAATTACCGGTTATGGAGCGCTTCGATTTATTCGTTGTGGCCTATTTGGTCATTTCGGTATTTTCGGTAAGTCTTGTGCTGATGTGGTCCTCTACACGTGGTTTTCGGGAGGCCTGGAGGTTGAAGCAAAAATATGCGCTTTTTATGGGTTGCATTGTTTTAATCCTGTCATCTGAAATCATTCAATATCACTCAGATGAGGAAAATTTTAGTAAAAGTATTAGAACGATTGGTGTATGGATCGAGTATGTTTATCCACTATTCTTATATGTTTGCACTCGATGTAAGCGGAATTTTTTGAAGCCTGAAAAAGGAGCAGAAACATGA
- a CDS encoding GerAB/ArcD/ProY family transporter has product MWLGLYIVPPGIFQNVICTRSIKTFSLRNIQEVVITLLFPDLPGWLFMSAMSVLLIYGVFGGIRVIVGFVLIYFIFGQLIYCTLLMLKYYSGILQLISSILLFRIRDE; this is encoded by the coding sequence GTGTGGCTTGGATTATATATCGTACCGCCAGGTATTTTCCAAAATGTGATCTGTACCAGATCAATCAAGACATTTTCGCTTCGGAACATTCAAGAAGTTGTCATTACGTTACTATTTCCGGATCTACCTGGCTGGCTATTTATGAGTGCAATGAGTGTTTTATTAATTTATGGCGTTTTCGGAGGGATTCGAGTCATTGTAGGATTTGTACTCATTTACTTCATCTTTGGACAACTCATTTACTGCACACTGCTTATGTTGAAATATTATTCAGGTATTTTGCAGCTTATTTCCTCTATCCTTTTATTCAGGATAAGAGACGAGTAA
- a CDS encoding spore germination protein produces MANGVIQGHTMLVQNTYNMAILFKTAATSGRTMSAPEIESQIIGPQLAFVESMEQNLQTITRLLPDLNLMLENVQVGHYTKTDIALLYVKNIAQPENVHALLRRLQNLKIDGLYDASMLLQHINDNTYLHHISTNDRYRASGPGCIKFNGR; encoded by the coding sequence ATGGCAAATGGTGTTATTCAAGGTCATACCATGCTCGTCCAAAACACTTACAATATGGCGATTCTTTTCAAAACTGCTGCTACCAGCGGTAGAACCATGTCGGCTCCTGAAATCGAATCACAAATTATCGGTCCCCAACTGGCATTCGTTGAATCAATGGAGCAAAATTTACAAACGATTACACGGCTCCTTCCAGATCTTAATCTCATGTTAGAGAACGTGCAGGTAGGACATTACACGAAAACCGATATTGCTTTGCTTTATGTGAAAAATATTGCTCAACCTGAAAATGTTCACGCATTACTAAGAAGACTTCAAAATTTGAAAATAGATGGACTCTATGATGCCTCAATGCTGTTGCAGCACATAAACGACAATACCTACCTACACCATATTTCCACAAATGATCGTTACAGAGCGTCCGGACCGGGTTGTATCAAATTTAATGGAAGGTAA
- a CDS encoding SDR family NAD(P)-dependent oxidoreductase yields MELNLTGKRALITGSSSGLGMAMGKMLAAEGASVIVHGRDEARSSAVAESIRANGGSATVALGELTTDAGADAVAAAALADGPVDILVNNAGFYRHLSWMDAKADEWTETYNVNVVSGVRMIQRLLPQMKERNWGRIITIGGGLALQPMNTHPQYNATLAARHNLAVSLARELKGTRITSNIVSPGAILVDAVKELVENIGPSRGWGETWEEIQPNAVNSLIPNDRGRFGYPDEIAAAVAYLCSDFAEYCSGSTIRVDGGLIRGAF; encoded by the coding sequence ATGGAACTAAACTTAACTGGAAAACGTGCACTCATTACAGGATCGAGCAGTGGTCTGGGTATGGCAATGGGGAAGATGTTGGCTGCAGAAGGAGCAAGCGTAATTGTACACGGCCGTGATGAAGCGCGTAGTAGTGCAGTGGCTGAGTCAATCCGTGCAAATGGAGGTTCCGCTACTGTTGCTCTGGGAGAGCTGACGACAGACGCCGGCGCCGATGCAGTTGCAGCAGCGGCATTAGCAGACGGACCTGTAGATATTTTGGTTAATAACGCTGGATTCTATCGTCATCTATCTTGGATGGATGCTAAGGCAGATGAATGGACAGAAACCTATAACGTCAACGTGGTTTCTGGTGTTCGCATGATTCAACGACTTCTACCCCAAATGAAAGAGCGTAATTGGGGGCGAATCATTACAATTGGTGGAGGACTCGCGCTCCAACCCATGAACACCCATCCGCAGTACAATGCTACACTCGCAGCACGTCATAATCTGGCAGTTTCCCTGGCACGCGAACTAAAAGGTACCCGTATTACTTCAAACATCGTCTCTCCAGGGGCGATTTTAGTTGACGCTGTTAAAGAGTTGGTGGAAAACATTGGTCCTTCCCGAGGCTGGGGCGAAACATGGGAAGAGATTCAGCCGAATGCAGTTAACTCCTTGATTCCGAACGATCGTGGACGGTTTGGATATCCGGATGAAATTGCTGCTGCCGTTGCATATCTTTGCAGTGATTTTGCTGAATACTGCAGTGGTTCTACGATTCGTGTAGACGGCGGTTTGATCCGGGGAGCATTCTAA
- a CDS encoding sensor histidine kinase, with product MIISTASIVTVCLLFSGTIFYLYFSKILKQQVIQDDQVKLNQTAFQLNDMVSNIHTFTETIMVDENLQAFLKKDTRMDDVYDILDGRSEIVRKLNKYFALRNDVQSFYIVKGEQEVTLSTSPLDASVRESLDEPWFRDFVHSRKDRGFTDPHFILNDTSLDKQSEVISYAVNILDIDHYDHFIGKLIINFYFDHFVSVVQSNAASYEQYWWVNEDKQILYRKADAPLLNDHFNASSSFEENKSGFIYKSLVADQWNIISYTSKKKIFHKINYIFSFILLMIGASILAILLILTPLINNITKPILKLTRAMKQVSAGNLNVNITVQSKDELEVLALGFNRMLEDLREHIQESLENEKIKQQLEIDLLLSQINPHFIYNTLNTVIYLARKQRHHDITEMMTAFIHILQDAVQIGNNEVFSSVEKEVGIIQDYTKIQKYRYRDQFELSLDISDHVSDMNMPKNILQPIIENALFHGILPKETKGLITLSIHLENDRLVVIISDDGVGMTLEAIESMEQNRNTPSSSDGRIRNIGLTNVKKRLELLFGSEFFLAIDSVPQEGTSLTIQIPTKTR from the coding sequence ATGATCATAAGCACAGCTTCCATTGTAACGGTTTGTCTGCTGTTCAGCGGCACCATCTTTTACTTATATTTCTCCAAAATATTAAAACAACAGGTCATTCAAGACGACCAAGTCAAATTAAATCAAACAGCCTTCCAATTGAACGATATGGTTTCGAATATACATACCTTTACGGAAACCATAATGGTAGATGAGAATCTGCAAGCCTTTCTCAAGAAAGATACGCGCATGGATGATGTATACGACATCCTAGACGGGAGAAGCGAAATTGTCCGCAAGCTTAATAAGTATTTTGCTTTAAGAAACGATGTTCAAAGCTTTTATATCGTTAAAGGAGAGCAAGAAGTAACGTTAAGCACTTCTCCGCTCGATGCGTCCGTGCGCGAATCGCTCGATGAGCCATGGTTTCGTGATTTCGTTCATTCACGCAAAGACAGGGGGTTTACGGACCCGCATTTTATTCTTAACGATACCTCTCTCGATAAACAAAGCGAAGTGATTAGTTATGCGGTGAATATACTAGACATTGATCACTATGACCATTTTATTGGAAAATTGATTATCAACTTTTACTTCGATCATTTTGTAAGTGTTGTGCAATCCAATGCGGCATCCTACGAACAATACTGGTGGGTGAACGAAGATAAGCAAATTTTATATCGAAAAGCGGATGCTCCGCTGCTTAACGATCATTTCAATGCCAGCAGTTCATTCGAGGAAAATAAAAGCGGCTTCATCTATAAAAGCCTCGTAGCCGATCAATGGAATATTATTTCTTACACGTCCAAAAAGAAAATATTCCATAAAATAAACTATATTTTCAGCTTTATTTTACTCATGATAGGGGCTAGCATATTGGCCATATTGCTCATTCTAACCCCCCTAATTAACAATATAACAAAACCGATTTTAAAACTCACACGCGCAATGAAACAAGTGTCTGCCGGGAACTTGAATGTGAATATAACGGTTCAAAGCAAGGATGAGCTTGAAGTGCTAGCTCTTGGCTTTAACCGAATGCTTGAAGATTTGCGGGAGCACATACAGGAGTCGTTGGAGAATGAGAAGATCAAGCAACAGTTGGAAATCGATCTATTGCTTTCACAAATTAATCCGCACTTTATCTATAACACATTAAATACGGTCATTTACTTAGCAAGAAAACAGCGGCATCATGATATTACGGAGATGATGACAGCGTTTATTCATATTCTGCAAGATGCAGTACAAATCGGAAATAACGAAGTGTTCTCTTCCGTCGAGAAAGAAGTCGGCATTATTCAGGACTATACAAAAATACAAAAGTATCGATATCGTGATCAGTTTGAATTGTCCCTGGACATCTCTGATCACGTATCTGACATGAATATGCCAAAAAATATTTTACAGCCTATTATTGAGAATGCCTTATTCCACGGCATACTCCCTAAAGAAACGAAGGGTTTGATTACCTTATCCATCCACCTAGAGAATGATCGACTAGTCGTGATAATAAGCGATGATGGTGTAGGAATGACACTTGAAGCTATCGAATCAATGGAACAAAATAGAAATACACCCTCTTCCAGTGATGGACGCATAAGAAATATTGGATTAACCAATGTAAAGAAACGCTTAGAATTACTATTCGGAAGTGAATTTTTTCTAGCCATCGATAGTGTCCCGCAAGAAGGTACTTCGTTAACGATCCAAATCCCCACTAAAACGAGGTAA